Below is a genomic region from Candidatus Hydrogenedentota bacterium.
GATCCTCATCCATTGAAATAAAGCGAGCCGCATGTTGCACGTCTTTATCGCCGCGGCCTGACATGTTCATGACAATAATGTCCTTGCTATTCATGGATGGCGCTTGTTTGATTACCTCGGCTATGGCATGGGCGCTTTCCAAAGCGGGAATAATGCCCTCCAGTTTGCTGCAACGCTGAAAGGCGTCTAAAGCCTCGTCATCGGTCGCATAGGTATATTTGATGCGTTCCTTATCGTGGAGATAAGCATGTTCGGGGCCCACACTGGCATAATCGAGACCGGCGGAGACACTGTGGGTACTGCCGATCAGCCCGTTTTCATCTTGTAATACGTAACTTAATGCGCCCTGAAGCATGCCGAAGGAACCGGCTGCAAATCGGGCTGCATGCATGCCCGGTGTAATCTCGGTGCCGCCGGCTTCTACGCCAATCATGCGGATCTGTTCATCGCCCAAAAAGTCATAGAAAAGTCCGATGGCATTGGAACCGCCGCCCACACAAGCAATCATCATGTCGGGCAGGCGCTCTTCCGTCTTAAGAATTTGACGGCGTGTTTCGCGCCCGATAATGGACTGGAAATCCCGGCATATCATGGGAAAAGGATGGGGACCGTGAACGGTGCCCAAGACGTAATGGGTACCTTCCACATTGGCTGCCCAGTCACGGAGCGCTTCATTGATCGCGTCCTTGAGCGTCCGTGATCCTGAATCCACACAAATGACCTGAGCACCCATCAAGCGCATTCTGAACACGTTTAGCTTTTGACGCTCCATGTCTTCAGCGCCCATATAGACGTCGCATTTCAAGCCGAGCAGGGCGGCAGCGGTTGCCGTGGCAACGCCATGTTGGCCGGCGCCTGTCTCCGCGATAACCCGCGGTTTATTCATGCGCCGTGCGAGGAGACATTGGCCCAGTGCATTGTTGATTTTATGGGCGCCTGTATGGGCGAGATCTTCGCGCTTAAAATAGATC
It encodes:
- the trpB gene encoding tryptophan synthase subunit beta, with protein sequence MIESDFLSTTREKHLFPDGKGRYGLYGGRYVPETLFFALDQLAASYKKAVSDADFQKELATLQSTYVGRPTPLYFAERLTRSLGGAKIYFKREDLAHTGAHKINNALGQCLLARRMNKPRVIAETGAGQHGVATATAAALLGLKCDVYMGAEDMERQKLNVFRMRLMGAQVICVDSGSRTLKDAINEALRDWAANVEGTHYVLGTVHGPHPFPMICRDFQSIIGRETRRQILKTEERLPDMMIACVGGGSNAIGLFYDFLGDEQIRMIGVEAGGTEITPGMHAARFAAGSFGMLQGALSYVLQDENGLIGSTHSVSAGLDYASVGPEHAYLHDKERIKYTYATDDEALDAFQRCSKLEGIIPALESAHAIAEVIKQAPSMNSKDIIVMNMSGRGDKDVQHAARFISMDEDQ